In Gymnogyps californianus isolate 813 chromosome 1, ASM1813914v2, whole genome shotgun sequence, the following are encoded in one genomic region:
- the LRTM2 gene encoding leucine-rich repeat and transmembrane domain-containing protein 2 encodes MLPTTAGHRWRSRFLMRWQEACLLGCWLSLCAAESFFACPSSCKCNSGNLEVDCSGLGLSSIPSDIPTNTRTFLFLNNKLSILPGAVFSNLSALQRLDLSNNFLDQLPQNIFSDLGNLTELQLRNNSIRALDKDLLQHTALLRQLDLSINGLAQIPSGIFDDLPALRSLSLRSNRLQSLDRVTFEPLTSLQQLQVGDNPWECDCNLRDFKHWMEWFSYRGGKIDQLACTLPKELKGKDMRMVPMEMFNYCSQLDDENSSTVLDNTGPPCTKGSQTPSKSKSGPETEVEPNVGCPQKQRYRPVSVRRAIGTVIIAGVVCGIVCIMMVVAAAYGCIYASLMAKYHRELKKRQPLMGDTEGEHEEQKQISSVA; translated from the exons ATGCTGCCTACAACTGCTGGCCACCGGTGGAGGAGCAGATTCCTCATGAGGTGGCAAGAGGCTTGTC TGCTTGGCTGTTGGCTGTCGCTATGTGCTGCAGAGTCCTTCTTTGcttgtccttcctcctgcaagTGTAACAGTGGCAACCTGGAAGTGGACTGTAGCGGCTTGGGCCTCTCTTCCATCCCCTCAGACATCCCCACAAACACCAGGACCTTCCTCTTTCTCAACAACAAACTCAGCATCCTGCCGGGAGCAGTGTTTTCCAACCTCTCTGCCCTACAGAGGCTGGATCTATCCAACAACTTCTTGGACCAGCTCCCTCAGAACATCTTCAGTGACCTGGGGAACCTCACGGAGCTCCAGCTGAGGAACAACAGCATCCGGGCCTTGGACAAGGACCTGCTACAACACACGGCCCTGCTGCGCCAGCTGGATCTCTCCATCAACGGCCTGGCCCAGATACCCTCGGGCATCTTTGACGACCTGCCTGCTCTCCGCTCCCTCTCTCTCAGGTCCAATCGCCTGCAGAGCCTGGACAGGGTGACCTTCGAACCGCTAACCAGCCTGCAGCAACTCCAAGTTGGGGATAACCCCTGGGAATGCGACTGCAACCTCCGAGACTTCAAGCACTGGATGGAGTGGTTCTCCTACAGAG GTGGGAAAATCGACCAGCTGGCATGTACCCTGCCCAAGGAGCTGAAAGGGAAGGATATGCGAATGGTGCCCATGGAGATGTTTAACTACTGCTCCCAGCTGGATGATGAGAACAGCTCTACAGTGCTGGACAATACTGGTCCACCCTGCACTAAAGGAAGCCAAACTCCTTCCAAATCTAAATCAGGCCCAGAAACAGAAGTGGAGCCCAATGTGGGATGCCCTCAGAAACAACGATATAGGCCTGTGAGCGTGCGCCGGGCTATTGGCACTGTGATCATCGCAGGGGTGGTTTGCGGCATTGTTTGCATCATGATGGTGGTGGCAGCTGCTTATGGTTGCATCTATGCCTCCCTTATGGCCAAGTACCACCGGGAGCTGAAGAAGAGGCAGCCACTCATGGGTGACACTGAAGGTGAACATGAAGAGCAAAAACAAATCTCTTCTGTGGCATGA